From Candidatus Manganitrophus morganii, the proteins below share one genomic window:
- a CDS encoding deoxynucleoside kinase codes for MGSNRLIVIEGAIGVGKTTLAQLLAQELKADLLLEKAEENPFLPQFYDDPEKWAFQTQLFFLLSRARQLEELVQQSLYAETTITDYFFPKDRIFAYMNLREEELVLYEQIYKILNPHIPKPDLVIFLQAHTDALIDRIQQRGRPYEKEIRPEYLRALNDAYNRFFFHYDESPLLVVETSDIDFVRNRADLTDLVTQVKQMRRGKEYYHPTR; via the coding sequence ATGGGTTCAAACAGACTAATTGTGATCGAAGGGGCCATCGGGGTCGGGAAAACGACCCTTGCGCAGCTCCTGGCGCAGGAGCTGAAGGCCGACCTTCTTTTGGAAAAAGCGGAAGAGAATCCATTTCTTCCCCAGTTCTATGACGACCCGGAGAAGTGGGCCTTCCAGACCCAGCTTTTTTTCCTCCTCTCCCGGGCCCGCCAGCTGGAGGAGCTCGTCCAACAGAGCCTCTATGCCGAAACGACCATCACCGACTACTTCTTCCCCAAAGACCGGATCTTCGCCTATATGAACTTGCGCGAAGAGGAGCTGGTCCTCTATGAGCAGATCTACAAGATCTTGAACCCCCATATTCCGAAGCCCGACCTGGTCATCTTTCTGCAGGCGCATACCGATGCGCTCATCGATCGGATTCAACAGCGAGGGAGGCCTTATGAGAAGGAGATCCGGCCGGAGTATCTCCGCGCCCTGAACGATGCGTACAACCGTTTTTTCTTCCATTATGATGAGAGCCCCCTCCTGGTGGTCGAAACCAGCGACATCGACTTTGTCCGGAATCGAGCCGATCTGACCGATCTGGTCACCCAAGTCAAACAGATGCGGCGCGGCAAGGAATATTACCATCCGACACGATAG
- the panC gene encoding pantoate--beta-alanine ligase encodes MRRPYPSKMRTLSNIKAVQKILAPLCGKKRIGFVPTMGAFHEGHLALMRRAKRECDFVVVSLFVNPLQFGPKEDFTAYPRSVPSDRKMAQEAGVDLLWTPTAEEIYPSPYRTFVDVEEITRRWEGAVRPGHFRGVATIVAKLLQVVQPDRAYFGQKDYQQTRVLRQMVKDLHFPVSIRILPTVREKDGLAMSSRNQRLSPAERAAAPILFRALKQAERRVRQGIHESRPLLQELKALIQSEPLAQIDYIALCDPASLEPVEKIQKEAVFLLAVKIGSVRLIDNLLIRI; translated from the coding sequence ATGCGTCGTCCCTACCCTTCGAAAATGAGAACCCTCTCCAACATCAAAGCCGTTCAGAAAATCCTGGCGCCCTTATGCGGCAAGAAGCGGATCGGGTTTGTCCCGACGATGGGGGCCTTTCACGAAGGGCATTTGGCCCTCATGCGCCGGGCCAAACGCGAATGCGATTTCGTCGTCGTCTCCCTTTTTGTGAATCCCCTTCAATTCGGACCCAAGGAGGACTTCACCGCCTACCCTCGCTCGGTTCCTTCGGACCGGAAGATGGCTCAAGAGGCGGGGGTCGATCTCCTCTGGACACCGACCGCGGAGGAGATCTACCCCTCCCCCTACCGGACTTTTGTCGATGTGGAAGAAATCACCCGGCGCTGGGAAGGAGCCGTTCGGCCGGGTCATTTCCGCGGTGTCGCGACCATTGTCGCCAAACTCCTTCAGGTCGTCCAGCCCGACCGGGCCTATTTCGGCCAGAAGGACTACCAGCAGACCCGTGTCCTTCGTCAGATGGTGAAGGACCTTCATTTTCCCGTTTCGATTCGAATCCTTCCGACGGTTCGGGAAAAAGACGGCCTGGCAATGAGCTCCCGCAACCAGCGTCTCTCCCCCGCCGAGCGGGCGGCGGCGCCCATTTTATTCAGAGCCCTCAAGCAGGCGGAGAGGCGTGTCCGGCAGGGAATTCATGAAAGCCGGCCCCTTCTCCAAGAGCTCAAAGCGCTGATTCAATCCGAGCCGCTCGCCCAAATCGATTACATCGCCCTCTGCGATCCGGCGTCCCTGGAGCCGGTCGAGAAGATCCAAAAAGAGGCGGTGTTCCTCCTGGCGGTCAAAATCGGATCGGTCCGCCTGATCGATAACCTTCTCATTCGCATTTGA